A window from Pseudomonas alloputida encodes these proteins:
- the recC gene encoding exodeoxyribonuclease V subunit gamma encodes MLNTAHLHPGFMIVHGNRLDDLRSLVVSWMRRYPLAPLENEIALVQSNGIAQWLKLALAEDPLEDDQGGCGIAAAIDVQLPGSFMWQLYRSVLGRSEIPEVSLLDKAPLTWRLMRLLPALIERPHFEPLRRFLTDDSDLRKRYQLAERLADLFDQYQVYRADWLKDWATGEHVINTARGERKVLPPGNRWQAELWRALLEDVGEQGMAQSRAGVHQRFIERINSLEQAPAGLPPRVIVFGISSLPAQALEALAGLSRFSQVLLCVHNPCRHHWADIVADKDLLRHQYKRQQRKQGMPLQLDDQTLHQHAHPLLAAWGKQGRDYINLLDSYDDPGSYQGVFSDGRIDLFSDGSPTTLLNELQDDILELRPLAESRERWPAVDTTKDRSIRFHIAHSPQREVEILHDQLLARFSADPTLRPRDVIVMLPDIDTYAPHIRAVFGQLQRNDPRYIPFTLTDQGQRGREPLLIALEHLLKLPDSRFAVSEVLDLLDVPAVRARFGIRENDLPTLHRWIEGAGIRWGLDAAQRASLGLPAGLEQNSWRFGLRRMLLGYAVGVGEACDGIEPYDEIGGLDAALIGPLVALLDALEVACQALSEPATVSQWGERLHALLHVFFLAEDEGDEFLLMQLQDLRDSWLEVCETVGLHDPLPLTVVREAWLSGLDQGKLSQRFLAGSVNFCTLMPMRAIPFRVVCLLGMNDGDYPRAQPPLDFDLMASDYRPGDRSRREDDRYLLLEALLSARDQLYVSWVGRSIRDNSERPASVLIGQLRDHIAAGWHLADAQQGQPARPGEQLLHALTQEHPLQPFSPRYFQKGSPLFSYAHEWQVLHQQGETDAQSEPGLPPYQDAEALSLHQLNDFLRHPVRHFFSQRLKVYFEALEAPTPDEEPFVLDTLQRYGASESLLGAALAEPDNAEQALRAQARRLQACGLLPLAGFGELLQNELIEPLPDLLQRHQQLLQRWPQLVEGALPVHFEHGQHRLEGWLGRVFQAEDQSLLSITTVPNTISAGRNNLKWHRLIAPWVTHLAACAAGYPYNSALVASDLTLLLAPLPQAQAAQLLGDLLVARQAAMNAPLPVAAKTAFAWLAQDDADKALAAAARAYEGDERTSFGERSESIALARQFRDFAALTADETFEGWCETLYRPLFTAPWQTLGNPEKGA; translated from the coding sequence TCGACAAGGCACCCCTGACCTGGCGCCTGATGCGCCTGTTGCCAGCGCTCATCGAGCGCCCGCATTTCGAGCCACTGCGGCGCTTCCTCACCGATGACAGTGACTTGCGCAAGCGCTACCAGCTCGCCGAGCGCTTGGCCGACCTGTTCGACCAGTATCAGGTCTACCGCGCCGATTGGCTCAAGGACTGGGCCACTGGTGAGCACGTCATCAACACGGCCCGCGGCGAGCGCAAAGTTCTGCCGCCAGGCAACCGCTGGCAAGCCGAGTTGTGGCGAGCATTGCTGGAGGATGTTGGCGAGCAAGGCATGGCGCAAAGCCGCGCCGGGGTACACCAACGTTTCATCGAGCGCATCAACAGCCTGGAGCAGGCGCCTGCAGGGCTGCCACCGAGGGTGATCGTGTTCGGTATCTCTTCGCTGCCGGCCCAGGCCCTGGAAGCACTGGCAGGCCTGTCGCGTTTCAGTCAGGTATTGCTGTGCGTACACAACCCATGCCGCCACCACTGGGCCGATATCGTTGCCGACAAGGACCTGTTGCGCCACCAGTACAAACGCCAGCAACGCAAGCAAGGCATGCCCCTGCAACTGGACGACCAGACGCTGCACCAGCATGCCCACCCGTTGCTGGCAGCCTGGGGTAAACAAGGCCGCGACTACATCAACCTGCTCGACAGCTATGATGACCCAGGCAGCTACCAGGGCGTGTTCAGCGACGGCCGCATCGACCTGTTCAGCGACGGTTCGCCCACCACGCTGCTCAACGAACTGCAGGACGACATCCTGGAATTGCGCCCGCTCGCCGAGAGCCGCGAACGGTGGCCGGCAGTCGACACCACAAAAGACCGCTCGATCCGCTTCCATATCGCGCACAGCCCGCAACGTGAAGTGGAGATCCTCCACGACCAGCTGTTGGCCCGCTTCAGCGCCGACCCGACTTTGCGCCCGCGCGACGTGATCGTCATGCTGCCGGACATCGACACTTACGCGCCGCATATCCGCGCCGTCTTCGGCCAGTTGCAGCGTAACGATCCACGCTACATCCCGTTCACCCTGACAGACCAGGGCCAGCGTGGTCGCGAGCCTTTGCTGATCGCGCTTGAGCACCTGCTCAAACTGCCTGACAGCCGCTTCGCGGTCAGCGAAGTGCTCGACCTGCTGGACGTGCCGGCAGTCCGCGCCCGCTTCGGCATCCGCGAAAACGACCTGCCCACGCTGCACCGCTGGATCGAGGGCGCTGGCATCCGTTGGGGCCTTGACGCCGCGCAGCGGGCGAGCCTGGGCTTGCCCGCCGGGCTCGAACAGAACAGTTGGCGTTTCGGCCTGCGCCGCATGCTGTTGGGTTATGCCGTGGGGGTGGGTGAGGCCTGTGATGGCATTGAACCCTACGATGAAATCGGTGGCCTGGACGCGGCACTGATCGGCCCGCTGGTCGCGTTGCTGGATGCGCTCGAAGTCGCCTGCCAGGCCTTGTCCGAGCCTGCCACCGTCAGCCAGTGGGGCGAGCGACTGCATGCCTTGCTGCACGTGTTCTTCCTCGCCGAGGACGAGGGTGATGAGTTCCTGTTGATGCAGTTGCAGGATTTGCGTGATAGCTGGCTTGAGGTGTGCGAGACCGTCGGCCTGCACGACCCGCTACCGCTTACCGTGGTGCGTGAAGCCTGGCTGTCGGGCCTCGATCAGGGCAAGCTGTCACAACGTTTCCTCGCCGGCTCGGTCAACTTCTGCACACTCATGCCCATGCGCGCGATCCCCTTCAGAGTGGTCTGCCTGCTGGGCATGAACGATGGCGATTACCCGCGTGCGCAGCCACCGCTGGACTTCGACCTGATGGCCAGCGACTATCGCCCCGGCGACCGCTCACGCCGCGAAGACGACCGTTACCTGTTACTTGAAGCGCTACTGTCAGCACGTGACCAACTGTATGTCAGCTGGGTCGGGCGCAGTATCCGCGACAATAGCGAACGCCCGGCCTCGGTGCTGATCGGCCAGTTGCGCGATCACATCGCTGCGGGCTGGCATTTGGCCGACGCGCAGCAGGGCCAGCCCGCGAGACCGGGCGAGCAACTGTTGCACGCACTGACCCAGGAGCACCCGCTGCAGCCGTTCAGCCCTCGGTACTTCCAGAAGGGCAGCCCACTGTTCAGCTATGCCCATGAATGGCAGGTGCTGCACCAGCAGGGTGAGACAGACGCGCAGAGCGAGCCGGGCTTGCCGCCTTATCAGGACGCTGAAGCCCTGAGTCTGCACCAGCTGAATGACTTCTTGCGCCACCCGGTACGGCACTTCTTCAGCCAGCGCTTGAAGGTGTACTTTGAGGCGCTGGAAGCGCCGACCCCGGACGAAGAGCCCTTCGTCCTCGATACCCTGCAACGCTACGGCGCCAGTGAAAGCCTGCTTGGCGCCGCCTTGGCCGAACCGGACAACGCCGAACAAGCCTTGCGCGCCCAGGCCCGACGCCTGCAGGCCTGCGGTCTGCTGCCGCTAGCCGGTTTCGGCGAACTGCTGCAAAACGAGTTGATCGAACCGCTGCCGGACCTGCTGCAACGTCACCAGCAATTGCTGCAACGCTGGCCACAGCTGGTCGAGGGCGCTTTGCCGGTGCATTTCGAGCACGGTCAGCACCGTCTGGAGGGCTGGCTGGGCCGGGTGTTCCAGGCGGAAGATCAGAGCCTTCTCAGTATCACCACAGTACCCAACACCATCAGTGCCGGGCGCAACAACCTGAAGTGGCACCGCCTTATCGCGCCCTGGGTTACGCACCTGGCGGCCTGTGCGGCGGGCTACCCCTATAACAGTGCATTGGTAGCCAGTGACCTGACCCTGTTGCTTGCACCCCTGCCGCAAGCGCAGGCCGCGCAACTGCTGGGCGACCTGTTGGTGGCCCGTCAGGCGGCAATGAACGCGCCGTTGCCAGTCGCGGCCAAGACCGCGTTCGCCTGGTTGGCCCAGGACGATGCGGATAAAGCCCTGGCCGCAGCAGCTCGCGCCTACGAAGGCGACGAACGCACCAGCTTTGGCGAACGGAGTGAAAGCATTGCCTTGGCCCGCCAGTTCCGGGACTTTGCAGCACTCACCGCTGACGAAACGTTTGAAGGCTGGTGCGAAACCTTGTATCGCCCGTTGTTTACCGCCCCTTGGCAGACCTTGGGCAACCCGGAGAAAGGCGCATGA